A stretch of DNA from Vidua chalybeata isolate OUT-0048 chromosome 27, bVidCha1 merged haplotype, whole genome shotgun sequence:
CCAGTGAATGACTTTCAACCCAAATAATTGATTCCTTACTGTTTAAAGATCTGTTTTACTATTAGAAAACTGGCCTCCACCTTTAAGAATATCTTTTGTGTGCTGGTTACTATTGGACCTTTGCTTGGCAAACTGACTTTGAGACATTTTCAATAATGTGAGCAAAGTAGTGCATGGTCATCTTTTTGGTATGTTGTGTCTGTGAATAGTATCTCGTGTTCCCTATCTTTAGACAACATCGTGTCACATTGGGGCTAGGGGGAACTGTTAATAGATCAGCTGCAAGGGAACTGAACTAAATACCAGCAGGTTGTAACCTGAATTCTAACTTGGTGTGTTTGGTCTGTAGCTTTGAACAAATGACATGGCAATTTTCTGTTGATGGTGTGTATTGTCAATGTCTGGTGTCTCATAGTTCCTGCACAAAGTGCTAAATAAACTCTGCACCGCTGTATTGCTGTTGTCACATTTAAATAAAGCCTCCTGTGAATAGCAACTTGTCTCTCCTCACTTCTTATTCCATATTTTAGATTATTGTGCAGCCAAGTAGCTTTTGTACAAAAGCAGTGTTGGGGCAAGGTGTGGCACTGAGGGGGGACCCCTgtctggggcaggagctgctgttgggctgcaggtgacactgagAGCTCCAAGAGGAGGAACACCAGCCATGCcactgctcctggagcaggcaCTGCACCTCCTGGGAATCAtctctgcctccctgccctctccagcAATATTCATCTTGAACTGGGATTTTCTTGAGTGTTTTCCTGCACTCCCTGAGGAGATACACatccctggagcagggggaagACAAAAAATGTACAGATGCTCCTGTGAATTTCTGTCTGGACCTTACTGCCACCAGAAACCTCCAGCTTGGCAACAGACACCTGGATTTGTGTttgtaggaagaaaaaagaccTGCTCAGTGTTCCACAGTGTCTGCACTTCTCTGCTAGCTTCTGTCACACTGCTTTGGTGCTACAGGTGGGACAGTGTTGCAGAACTACTTTCTTGGAAACCATCGAAACTTTCAGTGTTTATGGATGCTGTGATGAAGTAGTTAAGTATGATGGCAAATACATTCTCTCCAAGGCAGTGTGTTGTGATACCTGTGTGCTCTGTTCACCATGCCCGTGGTGGAGTCAGGCTGTGATTGTTGTAAACTGTGATTTCACGAGGATGATGGTGTTACACTTTGCTTTTAGAGGATTGTCAGCAGTGGGCAACTCCAGGCCAAGTTTAAATATTCTTTAGAAACTTGTGAAGGCACTAATGTGACCCTGAAGGATGATGTTACTGTATCAAATTATGCCTTTTAGCACTGTTACCTGACCTTTGTGGTTGAAAAGAGCCTTTCTACCTGAAAAGCAGGAATCTGCATGAGCAAGGGTTTTTTGGAATTGTGCATTGAGTTTTTCATGTTACACAGAAAGAGCTGCTCCTCCTACTCCAGGTAACTCAGGTCTGGTTTGTTATTTATCACGGTCTAGTCAGGCATGCAAAGATCTTTGGAAAGATCCctgtgaaatattaaaaaaaaaaagaaaatcattgcTTTATCTGAGTGTCTGCAATAGAAAGTTTTGtaacatttgtttttcaggcTGCAGTGAGAGAGTGCAGGTTGTACTGTGTGTCCAGGCAGTCCCCAGGAGGACAGGAAGGTGTTCTGGGGGTGCTCACtttggttttggggtctgggcTGGTGTgtaagggaaggaggagaatcAAAGCATCCCATGGAGTGTGCTGGTCCCACAGAAAACATCCCAGTACCTGGAAGTGGTGGTAGAGCTTGTATGGATGCTGagcttgctgctgctttcagattTCCTGGTGGAAGTGGAGGTGGGAGGGAACAGCTGCACCTCAACcttccccaaaacccctttGAACTGCTGTGTAACACCTGAAATTAGTCACTGACTTAGTCCTGGTtcataaatgctgaaataagATTAAGATGGCagttaagaaaagaaaattaggcTTCTTGATTGTTTCCTGAGAGTTCAGAAACCCCTGCTTTTGTCTGAGGCTGGAGTAAAAGCATTCAGTGCTTAACTTGGAAAAGATCTCAGCAGTAGTAAGCTCCAGAGTATGGCTGAATGGCTGGATGACTTAAGGAGCCTTGCATGGAATAAATAAGATTTGTTTGCTGTGGCTGTCATTAGGGTTGGCTGGAAAGGATTATCGTGGATGACTCAAAGCAGATGTTCTCCAGTAAACTTTTGAGTGAATTAGTCTGTGTGCCAGTCAGCGCTCTCAACAGGGGAGCAGCATGGGAGGATTTGGAACTCCTTGTCAATTACTTATCAATTATTTTGAGCTCTTTGCTGTAAGCTCCTAAATGGGGGTCCTGGAAGTTGTTTTGGGGGTTACTAAGGGGTTGCAATGTGAGCAGACAAAGGCACATAGATactaaaatgcaaattcctGAGCTGCTGACCTGGGCAGTTACAGCTCAGTGTCCACAGGGAGTGGGGCTGaattccctgtcctgctctgctccgtGGCACTTTACCTGTCTGTTCTGTTCCCAATAAGAATCTTCAGTAGCCCTTTGTGATAACAAATGATCATTTCTGGtgctgctcaaagcagggtGGTCTCCTGGCAGCTTTGGTGACATTATTGTTGGGTTGGTTATGTGACAATGTAAGAATTTTATTGTAGCAGCTGGTTTAAGGTGAAGGTACTGGTGTGCTGCTGTTACCTCCACAGTGTCTTCCCATGAACAGGTGATACCTGAGGTGTTTTAGGAGGTCCTCTTGTTTCCATCACTGTGTTTGACTGCACTACAAGAAATTTCATAatctgtgttattttaaaataggcAAATATGATTTTTACTATAAGCTCTCTTTATGCCACTTTGGATGGAACATTCTGAGAAAGCTACacaaggggaagggaggagaagtTGTTGAACGTGCTTGaacattttatgtatttattttcaaagaattaAACTTCCCTACaattcaaaaaaaaagggaaaatgagaggagctgctggcagttGTCTGGAGTGTGAGATATTCGTGCTCTGCTCAGCAGTTGCTCTGTGACAGCGCGTTCTCAATTGGTTACAAATGTGTGAGGAATCCAAAATGGGTGGTTTGTgttccagcaggagctgagggtgCAAGGCCACTTTCACTGTCCTTAATTGGCACCACGTGTcctccagagcagggagagaagtcACAGCCTGTCAGTGCTGGTGGGGTGGTTTAGCATTTGGGACATCCACTGGTGTGTGCTTGGGGGTATTGAACAAAGGCAAAGCTGTGACTGGAAATTCCCTGACCAGTTTCACCTTTCTGTAGGTGTCTGTGCACATGGACATATCACTTTCCCCCTCTTCACCTTCTGATAGGCCaatgaccctttttttttttttttgccatcagTTCTTCATGTAGATAATGAATATTTGGGGATTACCAGtaactgcaaaaataattgTACCAGTTAATGGTGTGTGCAACAGAGCCTTTTTCACCCTGGTAATTCATAGTCTAAAATATGTGTTGGGAAGGAGTGTTGTGTTTtgcaagtttaaaaatatttgtctggaAACTCCCAGAATTGAGCTTTTAACTATTCTAAGGGCTCTGGttctaaaaactgaaaaaaccaACCCTGATGTTGTGTATTGCTTAAACTGTGGTGCTAAACTGTCCTTCCTGGGCTCTGAGGGCAGGGCAAGGGTCGGAGCATGGAAGAAAGTCAGTGCACTGAAGTGAAATAAGAAGAACTAAAATATGGCAGAATAGGTGCTCTTGCTGCTCTAAAGCTTAAGCAGAGTTTTACCAGGCCTGACCTCATGGTAGGGCTTTAAATATCTGCAGAGTGAAGAAAGAACCAGGACAAATTATTTCATCTTTGGCCTGGAGTTGGTTTTACAACCTGTAGGAGTAAGAATCATTCAAAGCCTGCATGGACTTCAAACATAAGTTTGATAAAAGtgaatcaggaaaaaatcaggACAAGTGTTTCATCACTGGCAGTGTTACCCAGGTGTCTCCTAAATATCATTAAACTCCTAAATAGCACTAAACAGTCCTGCAGGGATGGACAAAACTTGGTCTGAGCCCAAGGTTTTCTGAAGGGAGGAGACTTCAGCTCCTGGTTCCTGTGGGGTTTAGTGGAGGGGCAGAACTGACTTGGAAAAGCCAATTTTCACACCAGTCAGTGTTTTGAAGAGGAGGGGTTGTGCAGGGGAGTGTGTGgctgggagggcagagctgcctggtgatgatgatgatggtgatgatgatgatgctcCTGATGAGGTTTCAGGATGATGTGGGATCCCTGCAGAGGTTCTTGCTGAGAGATTTTTTCACATGCACTTCACATCCAGTTGAGTCACAAATGCAATTAAGCAATAAATGAGAGTGTGATTCAAGTTTTCCTTTGCTTATCTTTTAAATCTATCTCCAAAGGTGAATTAGAAATTCCATGTTTCAGCGCTCTTAACATCAGGTAATGGAAACAAGGATCTCTCTATAGGATCATaaactggtttgggttggaaaagcaGTCCAAGATTAATGAGtccaacccagcactgccatgtttACCCCTAGACCAAGCCCCTGAAATGTGCAGTGTGTCGTTTCTGATGGAAACAGTTAAAATCACACGTGTGCTGAGGATGTGCAGGATGCACAGCTGTGATCAGAGAACCTGGTCCTCACTTTTTCAGGAGATGTGGGGTTGTGCAGTTCCTCCTCCCCATGTCCAGCAAGGGGTGGTGGAGTGGCTGAGGCCGGGGCTGATGGTCTGGGGAcacctgctgggcacagccccggcccgAGGAGGGACCTGCAGGCTGGCACTCCTGTGTGCAGTGCAGGAAGTGATTCTGgaatggagctgcagagcagtgcttgGGTAAATCTGAAGGATTGAACTCCACctttcccattcctgctcctgctccacttGGCACTTGCTTCCCGTTAGGTGTGCACAGTTAATTGAAGCTTTGCAGGGGGGTCTCAGAACTTTGTTACTCAGTCACAGCAGTTTTATTGCCACTGTTTCCTTGGGTTTTACATAAGAGTGTGTTTGTTACAGCTCCTGCAGATTCCAACTAGGTCAGTAAAAGTGTCCTTGTCCCTATTCCTTGAACAATCAGCTCCCTAAAGCCAGACAGTCTGATAGCAGTTTGTGATTAATGCTTCCAGCAATTATAAAGTGGAAGGTCTTAAATTACGTTTGTTAACTAAGACCAGTACATGAAACATGAAGTGACTTTGTCTTCCTTGTTGCAGATCCATAACatggtggcagtgctggaagtgatctccagcctggagaaatATCCCATTACCAAAGAGGCACTTGAGGTATGTCACCCTCTGAAcatgattttttaatgtgtataaAAGGactttttcctgcctttctaaTTTCCATCGGAGCTTTTCTGGAAACAATAGATGGATTGCAAAGGATTCACAATTAAGATATTATTTTGTTCCTCTCGTGCTGTTTCCGACATCTCGCTGAACACAGGGATCCTTTCTGGGCCCAGATCAGTATTCTGGGCAGCACAGTTCCTGTTTGTGCAGGGCACTACATTAATCATCACTTGCCACTGATTAATTCTCTTGCACTCAGCAATATCACCCTACAGTTCTGGTCACCTTTGCAGACATTTGGTGACCAAGCACCTAAAATCTGAAATAGGAATAGAGTTGCTCTGGATCtgtaaaattaatcttaaatgCAGTTAAGCAGGTTTCAAGGCCTGATATTTGTGGTGAGGTCAGGTGTAGGGAGAGCTGAACTCTCACTGGTCACTTATAGAAACAGTCCAAAGAAGTTTTATggctgaattatttatttttcactctttacATTGAAATTAGTGGTGTTCTTGCTCTTAACTGTTGCTTAATTACAACTCCACCTGTATTTCAACATATCTTTGACAACAGGTTGCATATTTCTCTCCCAGTCTGGTCTGTGTTCTCCTTTGAAGTACTTTTCTTAAGAAATCTGACTTGTGGAACAGTTCTTTGTTTTCCAATGTGCTTTGGGAACAATCAAAACTTCCTTCCGCTCATGAAACCACCTTGGGACACCCTGGGAGTGTTGTTTAAATGGCTTTTTCATACGTTTCCACGAGGCTGGGAAgtgaagggagaggagagaggtggAGGAAAAAGGTAGGACACAACTCACACCTGGTAGTCAGGTTTGTCAAATGGAACATTTTATTATTAACGAGTTACTGTAACAGGCAAAGATCCTGgaattcttttctctttctctctctgcagacCTTATACTGCCTTGTGATAAACACACACCTTTGGGTGCTGCATTTCCCCTCAAATCTGAACCTGCACCCTTATTCTTATGGTCTTTTCTCATTAAAGATCTCCTTTCTGATGTTTTTCCCACCTCTCCTGCTTTTACCAGGGAACAAAGACAGCGTGACTTGAAACCTACACTCGGTTTCATGTTGCgtggcagagcactggactAATCCTTTCCAAAAAGATTAATTCAACACTTAAATCTTTAGTGTTTTCAACCAGGTGTTTCTCAGGGGTGAGCATTACAAAGCAGAAACATTCCTTAAGAATTTTGCTTGGAATGATACGTGTTTGCAAACCACCCTGTCTGTCTTTGTAGGAAACCAGACTCGGGAGGCTTATCAATGAGGTGAGGAAGAAGACATCCAATGAGGAACTTGCCAAACGTGCCAAGAAATTGCTGAGGAATTGGCAGAAGTTGATAGAACCCGTAACCCAGAATGAGCCAGTGCCAAGGGGGCTGCCCAACCCGCCAGGATCAGCAAATGGAGGTGCTCACAACTGCAAACCAGACTCACAACTTCCTGCTGTGCCCGGCGCCAAGCCCATCAGCGaactgaaaagcaggaatgatATCCAGAAACTAAATTCTCCAAAAACAGAGAAACTGGGaaataggaaaaggaaaggtGATCACAGGGACGGGCATCAGGGCCCTCCTCCCCCAAAGGTCTCCAAAGCTAGTCATGAAGTATTACAAAACTCTTCACCCCCTCCAACCAATGGAATTGGAGGTAGTCCTGAAAATTTTCCTAGTCCTGTAGACATAAACCTACACGCAGGGCCtgaaagcagcaggacagaTCTCAGTGAAAACGATAAACACAATAAGATCCCAGTAAATGCTGTAAAACCTCACACCAGTTCTCCAGGACTTGTAAAACCTTCAAGCACTTCCTCGTTACTAAAGACTACAGTGCTTCAGCAGCATGATAAATCAGAAGAAGCCACGGGCCCCCACCAGCCCAAGAGCCCACGCTGCTCCTCCTTTAGCCCCAGGAATGTTAGGCATGATACTTTTGCTCGGCAGCACACCACGTACTCACCAAAGGATTCGATGCCCAGTCCATCTCAAAGGTCTCAGCTGGCGGACGCCGCACCGGTGCCATCGCCGCCGCCATCCCTGATGCAACCATCCACACCTCCCATGCCAGCCAAGAGACTGGAGTTCCCTCCTCAGGCGGCCCCCGAGGCGGCGCAgcactggcaggagcagcagggagcccCCGAGGGCCAGCACAggcacacagcagggacacttcAGCAGCACACGGCTCCCGGCTGCAAAGCCCACCCCGGGGAATCACACACGGGCTTCCCACAGGACACTTCCAGAATGGACAGTGACGATGCTGCTTCAGGGTCTGAtagcaaaaagaagaaaaggtacCGACCCAGAGACTATACAGTCAACTTGGATGGGCACGTGATAGAAGGGGGTGTGAAACCTGTGAGgttaaaagagagaaaactcaCTTTTGATCCCATGACAGGACAGATAAAACCTTTAACACCGAAAGATCCTTTGCAGGTAGAAATCCCTGCACTTACTGAACAGCACAGGACAGAAACggaaaagcaggagcaaaaACCCAACCTGCAAAGCCCCTTTGAACAAACGAACTGGAAAGAGTTGTCCAGAAATGAAATCATTCAGTCATATTTAAACAGACAGAGTAGCTTGCTGTCTTCATCAGGAGTACAGACTCCAGGAGCTCACTACTTCATGTCTGAGTATTTAAAGCAGGAGGAAAGCACTAGAAAAGAGGCTAGAAAGACTCACGTTCTAGCTCCTAACAGCAAACCTACAGACTTGCCTGGGGTCACCAGAGAGGTCACGGGCGATGACCTCGACAGAATACGTGACCACAACTGGCCAGGCGTGAACGGTTGTTATGACACACAGGGTAACTGGTATGATTGGACACAGTGCATATCCTTAGATCCACACGGGGATGATGGGAGATTGAACATCCTGCCTTACGTCTGCCTAGACTGAGAGCAGTTCTGCTAACCACGCTTTTTACACCTGCAGTTAGCAGAACTGGCAGACACGATGCCActtccagctggagagagcCTCCTGTCCTGGACAAACAGGCCCCACGAGCAGAGGgggggagggagctgggccttTCCAGCTCGTTCCTTTAAATTCTCCTTTTGTGAAATGCTGCTACCAGTTTACTAACAATTGCAAAGGAAGGCATACGAAGGTTGATCAGTTGAGTTCAAAACTCTAGAGCAAGCCAGCTATAAAAAGTGTTAGTCCCCAAGAAGTGAAGAGGATTTCCAGCACTTTCTGAATGCCGGAATCTTATTACAGGCAGGTACAGAGAAAAATTGTGGAAGTTACCTTAACAAAATATGCATCTATTTATTTGACttgatttgggtttttatttggcAGTGAGATATTCGAGAGACAACGTGCAAAAACTGTAGTTTTATTTCTATCACATCTCTGAACATGATTGCGTTATTTAAGAGTCATGTGGTACGGAGATTGGGTTTTAAACAGCAGGTGTTGCACTGCAGGCTGGGCCACCAGCTTCAGCTCAACATTCCATAGGCATCCACATATTTTAGTCTGGTTTCAGTTTAAATCCAGTCTCTGAGAAATGCTGCAAAAACTAGATGTTTAACGATATTTTTTGATCCCACCACCACCagccaaatatttttcctccttttcccttcctgcaaACTTATaggtaaaaaacaaaaagacaaaaaaaacaaaaagacaaaaaaaaaaaaaaaaaaaaaaagaaaaatcaccttTTCTAGAATCTAAATGTAATGAGGGTGCTACAAGTTTGTAACTGTACTgtgagagggaaaaaggaagccTGTTTGTATGCTGGAAATATACTTGTTACCATTCCTTTAGATATTGTTTGCCTTATGGATATCCATCATAAACGCAATTTGCAAAAACAAAGAGCCTTAGTGAATGTACAGTAACTAGACTTCTGTGTTCCTGGGATGCAGAAGGGAGCAACTTTGCTATTTGGTCCTTTAAGTGGACACGTTGTGATAtaaatgtggaaataaaaaaaatttgcacAAACCAGTTTGTGAATTATTTATATACACTCCACTCgtttcccccccgcccccccgaGTTTGCTCAGTTCAGCCCAGCTTGgggagccctggcactggggacCCCTCGGAGCAGGGAGGTAGGGAGAACGGGATTGTCTTCCAAGAACCTCGGTGTGCTGTCCAGTCACACAGGGTGGATCTGTTTGAACTCTGGAGACTGATAACCCAACTGCTGATACTGTACCTCAAAGTCTATAAAGAGATCAGATTTCATCTTTTTGTCTCGGTAACTTTGTAATGTTTTGTTCCTGTTTGTTCCAGTGCTTTCTGAAGCAGCCTGGGGTGTAGAAAGTGATGGATTTCTATTAACTGTAATTGCTTTAATATTTGGGACTTTGATGCAGTCCCCAGTGTTGGGCTTCTGTTCAGGGGGTCGGGGAGGGGACACTATACCAAAAATATTCCTGGGTTTAGTGATGTTAACTCTGTTAGCCCGTCTGTGCTGGAGATGAGCCTTGGCAAGAGCTGTCCTGCCTTTGAGGGCAGAGTCAAGCTCTTCCCTGACTTTCAAAGGAAGGTGCTCCTGGCCAGGCCTGCATTGTGTTGGTTCATTCCCTGGAATACAACTGATGAagtctggtttatttttaagttgttCTTGTTCATGATTTATGATCTGACTGTTACTGAAATGTGTGGGTATCTCAGAAATAACAATGTCTGTGTGCTTCCATTTCTGAAATCTGAGGTCTGAGCGTGAAACCAGAAGTGGTTACCAAAAAA
This window harbors:
- the MED26 gene encoding mediator of RNA polymerase II transcription subunit 26; translated protein: MTAAPAPSPQQIRDRLLQAIDPQSNIHNMVAVLEVISSLEKYPITKEALEETRLGRLINEVRKKTSNEELAKRAKKLLRNWQKLIEPVTQNEPVPRGLPNPPGSANGGAHNCKPDSQLPAVPGAKPISELKSRNDIQKLNSPKTEKLGNRKRKGDHRDGHQGPPPPKVSKASHEVLQNSSPPPTNGIGGSPENFPSPVDINLHAGPESSRTDLSENDKHNKIPVNAVKPHTSSPGLVKPSSTSSLLKTTVLQQHDKSEEATGPHQPKSPRCSSFSPRNVRHDTFARQHTTYSPKDSMPSPSQRSQLADAAPVPSPPPSLMQPSTPPMPAKRLEFPPQAAPEAAQHWQEQQGAPEGQHRHTAGTLQQHTAPGCKAHPGESHTGFPQDTSRMDSDDAASGSDSKKKKRYRPRDYTVNLDGHVIEGGVKPVRLKERKLTFDPMTGQIKPLTPKDPLQVEIPALTEQHRTETEKQEQKPNLQSPFEQTNWKELSRNEIIQSYLNRQSSLLSSSGVQTPGAHYFMSEYLKQEESTRKEARKTHVLAPNSKPTDLPGVTREVTGDDLDRIRDHNWPGVNGCYDTQGNWYDWTQCISLDPHGDDGRLNILPYVCLD